A region of Diospyros lotus cultivar Yz01 chromosome 3, ASM1463336v1, whole genome shotgun sequence DNA encodes the following proteins:
- the LOC127797999 gene encoding uncharacterized protein LOC127797999 — translation MASESKSTTAGTNGKKRKQRYISHNKAPKKKGLYPIHPGLEGFFITCDGGRERQAANESLNLIDSFYEELVHRGDSGAKLGQTPKIPLNKKTKFTYSDSSDEDDKDDDPKDGEDDKDKQGIHADGDANDVSSANTTVDPCEQEGNVDDKEKNSACQKSQAVEGDQLPLKKQCLGTDTLKCEHAIHDKVEKSVDKLIEEELEELGDKSKRRFLNLDSGCNGVVFVQMRKRDGDPSPTEIVQHMMTSVASTRKHMSRFMLRVLPIEVTCYASEDEITRAIKPLIAQHFPVETQTAHKFAVLYDARANTGIDRMKIVNAVAKSVPAPHKVDLNSPDKNIVVQIVKTMCLIGVVEKYKELAKYNLRQLTLAKA, via the exons ATGGCTTCCGAAAGCAAATCAACCACTGCCGGTACCAAtgggaagaagaggaagcagCGATATATTTCACACAACAAAGCGCCCAAGAAGAAGGGTTTGTACCCGATACACCCAGGACTCGAGGGTTTCTTCATCACCTGTGATGGTGGAAGGGAGCGCCAAGCCGCTAATGAATCGCTTAACCTTATTGACTCC TTCTATGAAGAGCTAGTTCACAGGGGGGATTCAGGCGCAAAACTTGGACAAACACCCAAAATACCTTTgaataaaaagactaaattcACATATTCTGATTCTTCTGATGAGGATGACAAGGATGATGATCCAAAGGATGGGGAGGATGACAAAGATAAGCAAGGAATTCATGCAGATGGTGATGCAAATGATGTAAGTTCTGCAAATACAACCGTGGATCCTTGTGAACAGGAAGGAAATGTAGATGACAAAGAAAAGAATAGTGCATGTCAAAAAAGTCAAGCAGTTGAAGGTGATCAGCTACCATTGAAGAAGCAATGTCTGGGAACAGATACATTAAAGTGTGAACATGCCATCCATGATAAAGTGGAGAAATCTGTGGACAAGTTAATAGAAGAAGAGCTTGAGGAATTAGGGGACAAAAGCAAG AGGCGTTTTCTCAACCTTGATTCAGGTTGCAATGGTGTTGTCTTTGTTCAAATGCGCAAGAGAGATGGAGATCCAAGCCCCACGGAAATTGTGCAACATATGATGACATCAGTTGCCTCGACTCGGAAACACATGTCAAG ATTTATGCTAAGAGTGCTACCAATTGAGGTGACATGCTATGCTTCGGAAGATGAGATTACAAGAGCAATCAAACCACTCATTGCACAGCATTTTCCTGTGGAAACTCAAACTGCACACAAG tTTGCGGTATTATATGATGCCCGGGCAAATACTGGTATAGACAGAATGAAAATTGTCAATGCAGTTGCAAAATCTGTTCCGGCACCTCACAAGGTTGATCTCAACAGTCCAGATAAGAATATAGTGGTTCAAATTGTCAAG ACTATGTGCTTGATAGGGGTGGTGGAAAAATACAAGGAATTGGCGAAATACAATCTGAGGCAGCTCACATTAGCCAAGGCATAG